From Mesotoga sp. UBA6090, a single genomic window includes:
- a CDS encoding FeoA family protein, which yields MVVPLSRMCEGEMGKIRKLELPPLTRERLCGLGFVSGEEIQLVKVAPFGDPKVFRIKGTDITLREDISMWILVETSSVPLSYASNGEYFVSIINGGMGFRERLRMVGIEVGKKITVTGNIGKRIEINANGIRSALSRGQAMRIIVRER from the coding sequence ATGGTCGTTCCTCTGTCAAGAATGTGTGAAGGAGAAATGGGCAAGATAAGAAAACTGGAGCTTCCTCCTCTAACAAGAGAGAGACTGTGTGGTCTCGGTTTCGTAAGTGGTGAAGAGATCCAGCTGGTAAAAGTGGCCCCCTTCGGAGACCCAAAAGTATTCAGAATAAAGGGAACTGACATTACCCTTAGAGAGGACATTTCGATGTGGATTCTTGTCGAAACCTCCTCCGTTCCGCTTTCATATGCTTCAAATGGAGAATACTTCGTCAGCATCATTAATGGTGGAATGGGCTTCAGGGAGAGACTGCGGATGGTTGGGATAGAAGTAGGCAAGAAAATCACTGTTACCGGCAACATTGGAAAGAGAATCGAGATAAACGCAAATGGTATCCGTTCCGCACTTTCGCGAGGCCAGGCAATGAGAATCATAGTTAGGGAGAGATAA
- a CDS encoding sigma 54-interacting transcriptional regulator has product MLYRTIMVGENLESMQCEKHFESLFDVDFDYLVGLGKDMPTILFIDASKYSKDVLNDWIFAFTNIILINNNPIRAFLIRGYSEELQEFKGYYRVVSSYKSSRQIVQEIIKNVNDNLDKMIGNSSRVIQMKKMLVLSMFYDGSIMILGETGSGKNLLAEVIAKLSPRGSRPFYSINCAAIPENLLESELFGYKKGAFTGATSEKVGLIEQANNGTLFLDEIGDMPLNLQAKILAITENREFFKVGATRPTKVDVRFITATNRYDDSAMRNDLRYRLSAVKIDLPPLRERKSDISLIFDEILEKKGYLVKFENIPQDLKERFLSYSYPGNVRELINMIEEYLAVNDVVQASVSSSMSKNVKVLAEEAIVARMVNGTSYKDFLQEVYKSVSQELLLQRSEVLGNDINEIAREFGLTTRRIRDLLAELNSSARTLALDDDDE; this is encoded by the coding sequence TTGCTTTACAGAACTATTATGGTTGGCGAAAACCTTGAATCAATGCAGTGTGAAAAGCATTTTGAGAGTCTTTTTGACGTTGATTTCGATTATCTGGTCGGTCTGGGAAAGGATATGCCGACTATTCTTTTCATAGACGCGAGCAAATACAGCAAAGATGTTCTTAACGACTGGATCTTTGCATTTACGAACATCATTCTGATTAACAACAACCCGATTCGGGCATTCCTAATAAGGGGTTATTCTGAAGAGCTGCAGGAATTCAAAGGCTATTACCGAGTGGTCAGCAGTTACAAGAGTTCGAGGCAGATTGTTCAGGAAATTATCAAGAATGTCAATGACAATCTAGATAAGATGATTGGAAATAGCAGCAGAGTCATTCAAATGAAGAAGATGCTGGTTCTCTCGATGTTTTACGATGGCTCAATAATGATTCTTGGAGAGACGGGATCTGGTAAGAATCTCCTGGCAGAAGTGATAGCCAAGCTCTCTCCCAGAGGTTCCAGGCCTTTCTACTCGATAAACTGCGCGGCGATACCGGAAAACTTACTGGAAAGCGAGCTGTTTGGATACAAGAAGGGCGCCTTCACCGGCGCAACTTCTGAGAAAGTCGGTCTTATCGAACAGGCAAACAACGGAACTCTCTTTCTCGACGAAATCGGAGACATGCCGCTGAATCTGCAGGCCAAGATACTGGCAATAACTGAAAACCGGGAGTTCTTCAAAGTAGGTGCAACCAGACCAACAAAAGTGGATGTCCGGTTTATAACTGCAACCAACAGGTATGACGATTCGGCCATGAGGAATGATTTGCGATACAGGCTTTCCGCTGTGAAAATAGATCTCCCGCCTTTGAGAGAAAGGAAGAGCGATATCTCACTAATCTTCGACGAAATTCTTGAGAAAAAGGGATACCTCGTCAAGTTTGAGAATATTCCGCAGGACCTGAAGGAAAGATTCCTGTCATACAGCTATCCGGGAAATGTGAGAGAACTGATCAACATGATTGAGGAGTATCTGGCGGTGAATGATGTTGTTCAAGCTTCCGTCAGTTCCTCCATGTCGAAGAATGTCAAGGTTCTAGCGGAGGAGGCAATAGTCGCCAGAATGGTAAATGGGACAAGTTACAAAGACTTTCTTCAGGAGGTCTACAAGAGCGTTTCGCAAGAGCTTCTATTGCAACGTTCGGAAGTCCTGGGAAATGACATAAATGAGATTGCCAGGGAATTTGGCCTCACAACAAGAAGGATAAGAGATCTGCTTGCAGAGCTAAACAGCTCTGCAAGAACACTTGCTCTGGATGACGATGATGAGTGA
- a CDS encoding PhzF family phenazine biosynthesis protein, translating into MLRIYQIDSFTAVPFGGNPAGVCLLDEEIDERLYPRIASEMNLSETAFVRPGADKNNYGLRWFTPKVEVKMCGHATLATAWIHFTELGIKGEISYETQSGKLGVKYVDGKIEMNFPSDNPYRVKIDEMLGRIIGVEGECYYSPLTEKLLYIISSKSRLENLSFDFGLLKNCDFGYTVKGLIVTSPGDEKFDFYSRYFAPWVGINEDPVTGSAHTVLGPFWSAKLGRKRLSACQLSSRRGELDLELLPNNRILVLGKAVTVIRGTISI; encoded by the coding sequence ATGCTTAGGATATACCAAATTGATTCATTTACGGCGGTTCCTTTTGGCGGGAATCCCGCCGGGGTCTGTCTCCTTGATGAGGAGATCGACGAGAGACTATATCCAAGAATTGCATCGGAAATGAATCTTTCGGAAACCGCATTTGTAAGACCAGGTGCCGACAAGAATAATTATGGCTTGAGATGGTTCACACCGAAGGTTGAGGTAAAAATGTGCGGCCATGCGACTCTTGCCACAGCTTGGATACACTTCACCGAGCTTGGAATCAAAGGCGAGATCTCTTACGAAACACAAAGCGGGAAACTGGGAGTTAAGTACGTTGACGGGAAGATAGAGATGAATTTCCCTTCTGATAACCCTTACAGAGTGAAAATTGATGAAATGCTTGGGAGGATTATCGGTGTGGAAGGTGAGTGCTACTACTCGCCTCTTACTGAAAAACTGCTTTACATAATCTCCTCGAAATCGAGACTTGAGAACCTATCGTTTGACTTTGGTCTTCTTAAGAACTGTGATTTTGGATACACGGTGAAGGGACTGATCGTCACTTCACCCGGTGACGAAAAGTTCGACTTCTACTCGAGATACTTCGCTCCCTGGGTGGGAATCAACGAAGACCCGGTTACCGGTTCGGCACATACTGTTCTCGGGCCGTTCTGGTCGGCAAAACTTGGCAGGAAAAGACTCAGTGCCTGCCAGCTCTCCTCCAGAAGAGGAGAACTTGATCTCGAACTGCTTCCAAATAACAGGATTCTTGTTCTTGGAAAGGCCGTTACTGTGATAAGAGGCACTATTTCAATCTAG
- a CDS encoding TrkH family potassium uptake protein, translating into MFQNLLKQRYRLVFGYLGNLFVFFPVVLLIPLLYCIGNPDVFVQSLAFITTAVLSFAMGLMLKLTMRVRPGSPITIQEGAIVVLFSWVIAILLSALPFIIGGHLNFTQAVFESTSGWTTTGLTLVDVETLPETFLLWRSIMQYLGGAGIAIIMMSAILGPAGLGLYKAEGRMDNLVPNIKSSTRTIAVIYGSYALAGVIMYRLAGMSFFDAVNHSLTALATGGFSTRSGSIGEFNSVSIEIITIILMLLGATGFGIHYTLWKKNFRAFWNNGEPKLMFIILAIFTPFLMTGTLAVFYSSGAEQFRHSLFQTVSALTGTGFSTVDFVPWNHYGIYLIVLLMIFGGDLDSTSGGLKQYRLFALIKILWLEIRRYFLPKDAILKQEIWKGETRRYIDNSLVKEILLVFSLYFSTYAVGTGVLMSYGHSMAFSAFEYASALSTVGLSVGITAPGAPAGLLWTETIGMFLGRLEFLVVIYAITKLLRDGKILFRRRRNA; encoded by the coding sequence ATGTTTCAGAATCTTTTGAAACAGAGATATAGACTTGTCTTTGGATACCTCGGGAATCTCTTTGTATTCTTTCCAGTTGTGTTGTTGATCCCATTACTATATTGCATCGGGAATCCCGATGTCTTTGTCCAGAGTCTCGCCTTTATAACCACGGCTGTGCTGAGCTTTGCCATGGGACTGATGCTTAAGCTGACTATGAGAGTACGTCCCGGATCACCGATAACCATCCAGGAAGGCGCGATAGTGGTCCTTTTCTCCTGGGTGATAGCTATCCTCCTGTCCGCTCTCCCGTTTATCATTGGCGGTCATCTGAATTTCACCCAGGCAGTATTTGAATCAACCAGCGGTTGGACCACGACAGGTTTGACCCTGGTAGATGTTGAAACGCTTCCCGAAACTTTCCTTCTTTGGAGAAGCATTATGCAGTACCTTGGAGGAGCCGGTATTGCGATTATCATGATGTCTGCAATTCTTGGACCAGCCGGACTTGGCCTCTACAAAGCCGAAGGACGGATGGACAATCTAGTTCCTAATATCAAGAGCTCAACGAGAACAATCGCGGTAATATACGGTTCATATGCTCTGGCCGGCGTAATAATGTACAGACTGGCCGGCATGAGTTTCTTCGATGCGGTGAACCACTCATTGACCGCTCTGGCAACAGGGGGGTTTTCGACTCGATCTGGGTCTATCGGAGAATTCAACAGTGTTTCTATTGAAATCATAACGATCATCCTTATGCTGCTTGGAGCTACTGGATTTGGAATTCATTACACGCTCTGGAAGAAGAACTTCAGAGCCTTTTGGAACAACGGGGAACCCAAGCTGATGTTCATTATTCTCGCGATTTTCACTCCATTCCTGATGACTGGAACTCTGGCAGTATTTTACTCTTCGGGAGCAGAGCAATTCCGACACAGTCTCTTTCAGACTGTGTCTGCTCTCACTGGCACGGGTTTCTCCACCGTTGACTTTGTGCCCTGGAATCATTATGGAATCTACTTGATTGTGCTGCTGATGATATTCGGCGGTGATCTTGATTCAACCTCGGGCGGTCTCAAGCAGTACAGATTGTTCGCATTAATAAAGATACTCTGGCTGGAAATAAGAAGGTATTTCCTTCCGAAGGACGCGATCCTGAAGCAGGAGATTTGGAAAGGTGAAACTCGAAGATACATAGACAACTCTCTCGTGAAAGAGATCTTGCTCGTCTTCTCTCTGTACTTTTCGACCTATGCCGTCGGCACGGGAGTACTGATGTCATATGGCCACTCGATGGCCTTTTCGGCCTTCGAATATGCTTCTGCCTTGAGTACCGTGGGCCTCTCGGTAGGGATAACTGCCCCGGGAGCGCCTGCAGGACTTTTATGGACCGAGACAATTGGCATGTTTCTTGGAAGACTCGAGTTTCTGGTTGTCATATATGCTATAACTAAGTTATTGAGAGATGGAAAGATCTTATTTAGAAGACGGAGGAATGCATAA
- a CDS encoding PhoH family protein, whose protein sequence is MAVRKLSLPTGVEVAELFGEYDRKAKFIQKKLDVRISIIGDEIWIKGEDGTGIDIAGKIVDELVQMSRDGHLVEWREFEYIVDQHLQHDEDGESFKGVYNEVKETTLLSNRIRPKTIGQKNYMEMMKERELVFSIGPAGTGKTYLAVAMAVDFLKSGKVQRIILTRPAVEAGEKLGYLPGTLLDKVDPYLRPLYDALMEMIPAEKLAYYRESSIIEVVPLAYMRGRTLNNSFIILDEAQNTTYQQMKMFLTRIGFGSRVVVTGDITQIDLPRESGSGLVVVQKVLGSISTVGFSYLTEQDVVRNPLVKDIIKAYDEYEREEKVEE, encoded by the coding sequence TTGGCGGTACGAAAGCTCAGTCTTCCCACGGGAGTTGAAGTCGCCGAGCTTTTCGGAGAGTACGATCGAAAAGCCAAGTTTATTCAGAAAAAACTTGATGTAAGGATTTCTATTATTGGTGATGAGATCTGGATAAAAGGCGAAGACGGTACTGGAATTGACATAGCTGGAAAGATTGTGGATGAACTCGTTCAAATGAGCAGAGACGGCCATCTTGTAGAGTGGAGGGAGTTTGAGTATATTGTTGATCAGCATCTGCAGCACGACGAAGATGGAGAAAGTTTCAAGGGGGTTTACAACGAAGTAAAGGAGACAACTTTACTTTCCAATAGAATAAGACCCAAAACGATCGGGCAGAAGAATTACATGGAAATGATGAAGGAGAGGGAACTCGTCTTCTCTATCGGTCCCGCCGGAACTGGAAAGACTTATTTGGCGGTAGCAATGGCCGTCGATTTCCTGAAATCAGGCAAGGTACAGCGGATAATTCTAACTCGCCCCGCCGTTGAGGCCGGTGAGAAGCTGGGTTATCTTCCTGGAACTCTTCTCGACAAAGTTGACCCTTATTTGAGGCCCCTCTACGACGCGCTTATGGAGATGATCCCTGCAGAGAAACTCGCTTATTACAGAGAGAGCTCGATAATCGAAGTCGTTCCTCTTGCATATATGAGAGGAAGGACCCTGAACAACTCTTTCATAATTCTTGACGAAGCTCAAAATACCACTTATCAGCAGATGAAGATGTTTCTTACCAGGATAGGCTTCGGATCAAGGGTAGTTGTTACGGGGGACATAACTCAGATTGACCTTCCGAGGGAATCGGGGTCGGGCCTAGTTGTTGTGCAGAAGGTATTGGGGTCGATCTCTACAGTCGGGTTTTCCTACCTGACAGAACAGGACGTAGTGAGAAATCCCCTTGTGAAAGACATTATAAAGGCTTACGATGAGTATGAAAGAGAAGAAAAGGTCGAGGAATAG
- a CDS encoding response regulator, giving the protein MALVYVVDDELNVRRIVKKAMENEDNEVHTFVTAEEALEEIEKRKPDLLFTDLSLPSMNGIQFLNELKNRAYSIPVIVVSSDISPESMRSAFKAGIVDFLTKPFTPQEIRDAFELALREQDSIYKRAREIRKLIEEGETGSAESLMSKLFSDFPDSPFPHFLYALLVAKDKPKLAIKHLKASLSLDGDFKEASDELKKLEE; this is encoded by the coding sequence ATGGCACTCGTTTACGTGGTCGATGACGAGCTAAATGTCAGGCGAATTGTCAAAAAGGCCATGGAGAACGAAGACAACGAAGTGCATACTTTCGTTACAGCTGAGGAAGCCCTGGAAGAAATAGAGAAGCGGAAGCCAGACCTCCTGTTCACCGATCTGAGTTTGCCTTCAATGAATGGAATTCAATTTCTCAACGAACTGAAGAATAGAGCTTACTCAATACCCGTAATAGTTGTCTCCTCGGATATATCTCCCGAATCGATGAGAAGTGCATTCAAAGCAGGCATAGTTGATTTCCTGACAAAGCCTTTTACGCCCCAGGAAATCAGAGATGCTTTCGAGCTTGCCCTCAGAGAACAAGACAGCATATACAAGCGTGCACGAGAAATAAGAAAATTGATCGAAGAAGGTGAAACCGGTAGCGCGGAATCGCTAATGAGCAAACTGTTCTCAGATTTTCCCGACTCCCCGTTTCCACACTTTCTTTACGCTCTGCTGGTGGCAAAGGACAAACCCAAACTAGCTATCAAACACCTTAAGGCCTCGCTTTCGCTTGACGGAGATTTTAAAGAAGCTTCAGACGAATTGAAGAAATTGGAGGAGTAA
- a CDS encoding phospho-sugar mutase: MDYKSSFQRWLDSPAVDEDTRKELLSIAENETEIKERFYKELEFGTAGLRGKLGAGDNRMNKYTVARATQGLANLILSGNPEWRERGVVIAHDSRHMSRTFAEIAAAVLTANDIKVYLFDDIRPTPLLSFSVLELSTISGIMITASHNPKEYNGYKLYWEDGAQVLSNIADRVYEEIRSTELFDGPRMIELDEARTKGLLVEVGEELDDLYISKVLSLTLRDSEEELDKSIRIVYTPLNGTGNVPVRRVLRERGFKNVFVVPEQEGPDPDFSTVGYPNPEDPKAFALAREVGLEKRADILLATDPDADRLAVMVRKNDDFVPLNGNQTGALFVNYLLLSMKEKSSLPRDGFIVKSIVTGDMAKTIADNYGVKTYETLTGFKNICGKALEIEERGEGKFIFGYEESIGYVTGNFVRDKDAVSSSMLLCEMAAYFLKRGKTLLNVLDELFVKYGVFTEKQISMVLEGVQEQKRVRKIMKEYRKEYPTEIGDSKLVKYIDFLSSTATDILSGRTVETGTPASDVIKFLFDDGSWYAIRPSGTEPKLKIYIYTRAKERDEAFVRLEGIEKSVLGKIQSI, encoded by the coding sequence ATGGATTACAAAAGCAGTTTCCAGAGATGGCTCGATAGTCCTGCAGTCGATGAGGATACGCGTAAAGAATTACTTTCAATCGCAGAGAATGAAACCGAAATAAAGGAACGATTCTACAAGGAACTGGAGTTCGGCACAGCCGGGCTTCGTGGAAAACTAGGTGCCGGTGACAACAGAATGAACAAGTATACCGTCGCGAGGGCTACGCAGGGTCTGGCGAATCTCATTCTCTCAGGAAATCCAGAGTGGAGGGAAAGAGGCGTAGTAATTGCCCATGATTCGAGACATATGTCGCGAACATTTGCCGAGATCGCGGCGGCGGTGCTCACTGCAAACGACATCAAGGTCTATTTATTTGATGATATTAGGCCCACACCGTTGCTGTCTTTTTCGGTCCTCGAACTCTCCACCATCTCGGGAATCATGATTACCGCCAGCCACAATCCCAAAGAGTACAATGGCTATAAGCTCTACTGGGAGGACGGTGCCCAGGTTCTCTCCAATATTGCAGATCGGGTCTATGAAGAAATCCGAAGTACCGAGCTGTTCGACGGACCAAGGATGATTGAACTTGATGAAGCTCGTACTAAAGGCCTGCTAGTTGAAGTAGGAGAGGAGCTTGACGATCTCTACATATCGAAGGTCTTGTCACTAACACTGAGAGACTCGGAAGAAGAACTGGACAAGTCAATTAGAATAGTCTACACGCCTTTGAATGGCACGGGAAACGTCCCCGTCCGCCGTGTATTGCGTGAACGAGGTTTCAAAAATGTATTCGTTGTCCCAGAACAGGAGGGACCAGATCCAGACTTCTCGACGGTCGGTTATCCAAATCCCGAAGACCCAAAGGCCTTTGCACTTGCCAGAGAAGTTGGGCTGGAAAAGCGCGCCGACATTCTTCTGGCAACCGACCCGGACGCCGACAGGCTGGCAGTAATGGTGAGAAAGAATGACGATTTCGTTCCCTTGAACGGCAATCAAACTGGCGCGCTCTTTGTCAACTACCTGCTTCTCTCCATGAAAGAGAAATCCTCTCTGCCCCGGGATGGATTCATCGTGAAATCTATTGTTACAGGAGACATGGCCAAAACTATTGCGGACAACTACGGAGTGAAGACTTACGAGACTCTCACTGGATTCAAGAATATCTGCGGCAAAGCCCTCGAAATAGAAGAGAGGGGAGAGGGCAAGTTCATCTTCGGCTACGAAGAAAGCATTGGATATGTTACGGGCAACTTTGTAAGAGACAAAGATGCCGTTTCTTCATCAATGCTTCTTTGTGAAATGGCAGCTTACTTCCTGAAGAGAGGCAAGACATTACTGAACGTTCTTGACGAGCTTTTCGTCAAATACGGAGTATTTACTGAAAAGCAGATCTCGATGGTTCTAGAAGGTGTTCAGGAACAGAAGCGAGTCAGGAAAATAATGAAAGAATATCGAAAGGAATACCCAACTGAAATCGGCGATTCAAAGCTTGTGAAGTACATAGACTTTCTCAGCTCCACTGCTACTGACATTCTCAGCGGAAGGACTGTCGAAACCGGGACCCCTGCATCAGACGTAATCAAGTTTTTGTTCGACGACGGCTCATGGTACGCGATAAGGCCTTCCGGAACCGAACCGAAACTCAAGATATACATTTATACTCGAGCAAAGGAAAGAGACGAAGCCTTTGTCAGACTAGAGGGCATCGAGAAGTCAGTGCTTGGCAAGATACAATCAATATAG
- a CDS encoding potassium channel family protein, translated as MKIVLIGGEKIAYHLARRFLSKGHNVMIVNKNERLCDEMAKKLRAVIVRGDGSKRYVLEQLELDRSDLFVALTPYDQDNLVACLTASRVYGIERPVAMVNDPDNKAVFEKMGIKSVVSPTEILGVALEDSLFREHITNLLPSSEKVSILRIEMTEKSPILGEAIKDIPLPNESVIGAIVRDDEVVIPRGNTVIEMGDVLLVLSSPIVQSSVFETLLGEV; from the coding sequence ATGAAGATTGTGCTGATCGGCGGAGAGAAGATTGCCTACCACCTCGCTAGAAGGTTCTTAAGCAAAGGTCATAACGTGATGATAGTAAACAAGAATGAGAGGCTCTGCGACGAAATGGCTAAGAAGCTCCGAGCAGTCATCGTGAGAGGCGATGGAAGCAAGAGATACGTTTTGGAGCAACTTGAGCTTGACCGGTCCGACCTCTTTGTGGCCTTAACGCCGTACGATCAGGACAATCTAGTTGCTTGTCTGACGGCTTCAAGAGTGTATGGAATTGAGAGGCCGGTTGCCATGGTGAATGACCCCGACAATAAGGCCGTCTTCGAGAAGATGGGTATAAAGAGCGTAGTCAGTCCGACTGAAATCCTTGGAGTGGCTCTTGAAGACAGCCTCTTCAGAGAACATATCACTAACCTTCTCCCCTCATCCGAAAAAGTGTCAATTCTCAGAATAGAAATGACAGAGAAGTCTCCAATTCTTGGAGAAGCGATCAAAGACATTCCGCTTCCTAACGAAAGCGTCATTGGGGCAATAGTCAGGGATGACGAAGTAGTTATTCCGAGGGGAAACACAGTTATTGAAATGGGTGATGTCCTTCTGGTGCTGAGCAGTCCCATTGTCCAATCTTCTGTATTCGAAACTCTTCTAGGAGAGGTGTAG
- a CDS encoding potassium channel family protein has product MPFMKGAIKKDEYYVVIFGCGRLGSRMANWLSSIGCSVVVVDRNESSFDALSYEFTGFNILGDATELDVLKEAKLDKADVALVLTTDDNTNLMISMSAKEYFEVPRVVARAYDPNNIQMFSDFGIEVICPTLLAVENVKNALYFISGDEK; this is encoded by the coding sequence ATGCCTTTCATGAAGGGTGCGATCAAAAAAGATGAGTACTATGTTGTTATCTTCGGATGCGGAAGGCTGGGATCGAGAATGGCCAACTGGCTCTCTTCAATAGGTTGCAGTGTGGTTGTAGTAGACAGGAACGAGTCTTCTTTCGATGCTCTCTCATATGAATTCACTGGATTCAACATCCTCGGGGACGCAACGGAGCTTGATGTTCTGAAAGAAGCCAAGCTCGACAAGGCTGATGTCGCTTTGGTGCTTACCACAGACGACAACACGAACTTGATGATCTCGATGTCAGCAAAGGAGTATTTCGAAGTTCCTCGGGTTGTTGCAAGAGCTTATGACCCGAATAACATCCAGATGTTCTCGGACTTTGGAATAGAAGTGATCTGCCCAACTCTGTTAGCCGTCGAAAACGTAAAGAATGCGCTCTACTTCATCAGCGGTGATGAAAAATGA
- the feoB gene encoding ferrous iron transport protein B: MENHRDGIESRKSTIALLGNPNVGKTSIFNALTGSRQVVANWPGVTVEKRAGVMKHHNHTVDVVDLPGTYTLGATSLDEKIARDFLVNEKPGVAMVIGDAVNLERSLYLLLQVLELRGDVVLAVNAVDEARKAGFEIDKNELSKQLGIPVVVTSAVTGEGIEELKNTLAKSTKSSSHVHYLFSDEVEAHLRDLSERIRGNPSLAGFDERWLSIKLLERDYEVQKITGITLDYDFSVEIAETRYKYIKRILSTSVKGKEKIGWNFSEAIDHVMTHRFLGILIFLAVMYIIFQLTFTISGPLSIMIEELLGSLGRAFGGFIGVDWLRSLVVEGIIGGVGAVLVFVPNIFILFLALGILEETGYLPRAAFVIDRPMYAMKLSGRSFISMLLGFGCNVSSIMSTRSISEPKERIVTILVSPFISCSARLPVYVLIAGTFFGARAGVVIFFLYVLSIVITVLSALLINKLFFKGEPSTLIMELPRYRKPRLSSIILYTWNKGRHFLEKAGTIILGASVVIWFLSYFPSEGTGSFAAMIGKSLEPLFIPLGYTWEMITSLVFGIAAKEVIVSSLTTFSGNLSVSGSSLGAIRTLITPEVALSFLVFVLLYVPCMPTLAVIKNETGSHKYVFFSVFYSLAVAYIVALIVRIVGGLL, translated from the coding sequence GTGGAAAATCATCGAGACGGAATCGAGTCAAGAAAATCTACAATAGCACTTCTAGGAAACCCAAATGTTGGGAAAACAAGTATATTTAACGCTCTCACCGGTTCAAGACAGGTAGTTGCAAACTGGCCCGGCGTTACCGTTGAAAAGAGAGCCGGAGTGATGAAGCATCACAATCACACCGTGGATGTTGTTGATCTGCCAGGCACTTATACTCTGGGTGCCACCAGTCTCGATGAAAAAATAGCTAGGGATTTCCTTGTGAATGAGAAGCCAGGTGTCGCAATGGTCATAGGTGATGCCGTCAACCTGGAAAGAAGTCTCTATCTTCTTCTTCAAGTTCTTGAGCTTCGCGGAGATGTAGTTCTTGCAGTAAACGCAGTCGACGAAGCGAGGAAAGCAGGCTTTGAGATCGACAAGAACGAGCTTTCGAAGCAGCTTGGCATTCCGGTTGTCGTTACCTCGGCGGTCACAGGCGAAGGTATCGAAGAGTTGAAGAATACTCTTGCGAAGAGTACCAAGAGCAGCAGCCATGTCCACTATCTTTTCTCTGATGAAGTGGAAGCTCACCTTAGGGATCTATCCGAGAGAATAAGGGGAAACCCTTCTCTGGCAGGATTTGACGAACGTTGGCTTTCGATAAAGCTCCTGGAAAGGGACTACGAAGTTCAAAAAATAACGGGAATAACTCTGGACTACGACTTCTCTGTGGAAATCGCCGAAACTCGCTACAAATATATAAAGAGGATCCTTTCCACATCGGTCAAGGGTAAAGAAAAGATAGGGTGGAATTTTTCTGAAGCAATAGATCACGTTATGACTCATAGATTTCTTGGGATTTTGATATTCCTTGCGGTTATGTACATCATCTTCCAGCTGACCTTCACTATCTCAGGACCCTTATCGATTATGATTGAAGAACTGCTCGGAAGCCTGGGTCGCGCATTTGGCGGCTTCATCGGCGTAGATTGGCTTCGTTCTCTCGTTGTTGAGGGAATAATAGGAGGCGTCGGAGCCGTTTTGGTCTTCGTGCCTAACATTTTCATACTTTTCCTAGCGCTTGGAATTCTTGAAGAAACCGGCTACTTGCCTAGAGCAGCCTTTGTTATTGATAGACCAATGTACGCAATGAAACTCAGCGGGCGCTCATTCATATCTATGCTCCTTGGATTTGGATGTAATGTTTCATCTATTATGTCGACAAGATCGATCTCCGAACCAAAAGAGCGAATAGTTACCATTCTTGTCTCACCTTTTATCTCTTGTAGCGCGAGGCTTCCCGTCTATGTTTTGATTGCAGGCACCTTCTTCGGCGCAAGAGCCGGTGTAGTGATTTTCTTCCTGTACGTTTTGAGCATTGTTATAACGGTGCTCTCGGCGCTGCTGATCAACAAGCTCTTCTTCAAGGGTGAGCCTTCCACATTGATAATGGAGCTTCCACGTTATAGGAAACCGAGGCTCAGTTCAATAATCCTCTATACCTGGAACAAGGGGCGTCACTTTCTCGAAAAGGCCGGTACGATAATACTTGGCGCCTCTGTTGTAATATGGTTTCTCAGTTACTTTCCCTCAGAAGGGACAGGGAGTTTCGCCGCCATGATCGGGAAATCACTTGAACCGCTGTTCATACCCCTGGGTTACACGTGGGAAATGATAACCAGTTTGGTTTTCGGAATAGCCGCAAAGGAAGTCATCGTTTCATCGCTCACAACGTTCTCTGGAAATCTTAGCGTCTCAGGAAGCTCCCTTGGTGCTATAAGAACGTTGATTACACCCGAAGTAGCTTTGAGCTTCCTTGTTTTTGTACTTCTGTATGTTCCGTGCATGCCAACACTTGCAGTGATAAAGAATGAAACCGGAAGCCACAAATATGTATTCTTCTCCGTCTTCTACAGTCTTGCCGTTGCCTATATCGTTGCACTAATCGTAAGAATAGTTGGGGGACTACTATGA